A region of Deltaproteobacteria bacterium IMCC39524 DNA encodes the following proteins:
- a CDS encoding epoxyqueuosine reductase QueH — MNVLLHICCANCTIYPVRLLREAGHLVTGYFFNHNIHPYQEYRRRLEAVEQYASASQLQVIYKDEYLLEDFLSQVASEPTNRCTYCYQSRLKQAAEYAAKSGYDAFTTSLLYSRYQNHEMIRKMGEELGLHYGIEFLYDDYRIGWQDGIKASKAMGLYRQQYCGCIYSEKDRYHPSSNN, encoded by the coding sequence ATGAACGTCTTACTCCATATCTGTTGCGCTAACTGCACGATCTACCCCGTCCGTCTTTTACGCGAGGCAGGACATCTGGTAACAGGCTACTTCTTCAATCACAACATACATCCCTACCAGGAGTATCGTCGACGGCTTGAGGCCGTTGAACAATATGCCTCAGCCAGTCAACTTCAGGTCATCTACAAAGACGAATACCTGTTGGAAGATTTTCTTTCCCAGGTGGCATCAGAGCCAACCAATCGCTGTACCTACTGCTACCAGTCTCGGCTCAAACAAGCTGCAGAATATGCTGCAAAATCCGGCTACGATGCGTTCACGACCAGTCTTCTCTATTCCCGTTACCAGAACCACGAGATGATTCGTAAAATGGGTGAAGAGCTGGGCCTGCATTACGGCATAGAGTTTCTGTACGATGACTATCGAATCGGCTGGCAAGATGGCATCAAGGCGTCCAAGGCCATGGGCCTCTATCGGCAGCAATATTGCGGATGTATCTATTCGGAAAAGGATCGGTATCATCCCAGCAGCAACAACTGA
- a CDS encoding DUF2905 domain-containing protein has translation MGKDLGRALIILGLLLLGIGLFLSYGGKLNFLGRLPGDIRVEKENFSFFFPLGTCLLISLLFSLLLWLFKR, from the coding sequence ATGGGCAAAGACCTCGGCAGAGCACTCATCATTTTGGGTTTACTGTTGTTAGGCATTGGCCTGTTTTTGAGCTACGGCGGAAAACTCAACTTCCTCGGCAGGCTGCCGGGTGACATCCGTGTAGAAAAGGAGAATTTCTCTTTCTTCTTCCCGCTTGGCACCTGCCTCCTGATTTCGCTATTGTTCTCGTTACTTTTATGGTTATTCAAGCGATAA
- a CDS encoding patatin-like phospholipase family protein, protein MTIASPSPKLGLALGSGAARGLAHIGVLKVLDEAKIPVDIITGTSIGALIGAMYAAGVPVAQMEDVALTIDWRKMASLLDPVLPTSSLTDSRKLVAFIAELLPAREFKDLQQTLAVTATDINTGEAIIIKQGDLLEALQASLAFPGIFSPVRFGQRFLVDGGLCNPIPTNVARNLGAEKIIGVCTIPAVKKQSPETFLPGRHGDATNISRWRKLFSARSIEQAFRSALGQEPETAHNEDPGQLKAPNIFRVCAQSVAIMENLINELHISQNPQDLIIRPTFDGITLLEFHRAKEIIAAGESSARAALPEIEYLLRPA, encoded by the coding sequence ATGACCATCGCCTCACCCTCTCCAAAGCTAGGATTGGCTCTCGGAAGCGGTGCAGCCAGAGGCCTTGCCCACATCGGTGTCCTCAAAGTTCTCGATGAAGCCAAAATCCCTGTCGACATCATTACCGGGACCTCCATAGGCGCACTGATTGGAGCCATGTATGCCGCCGGGGTACCGGTTGCACAGATGGAGGACGTTGCGCTGACCATCGACTGGCGTAAAATGGCCAGCCTGCTTGACCCGGTCTTACCCACATCAAGTTTGACAGACAGCAGGAAGCTGGTCGCCTTCATCGCTGAACTGCTCCCAGCCCGAGAATTCAAAGACCTTCAGCAGACCCTGGCCGTGACGGCAACAGACATCAACACCGGGGAAGCGATCATCATCAAACAAGGGGATCTTCTCGAGGCATTGCAGGCCAGCTTGGCATTCCCGGGTATTTTTTCACCGGTCCGCTTCGGACAAAGGTTTCTGGTCGATGGCGGCCTCTGCAATCCGATCCCAACCAACGTGGCCCGCAACCTTGGCGCAGAAAAAATTATCGGTGTTTGCACTATCCCTGCGGTCAAAAAACAATCGCCGGAAACATTTCTCCCGGGCAGGCATGGCGACGCAACAAACATCAGCCGCTGGAGAAAACTCTTCAGTGCCCGCAGCATCGAACAAGCCTTTCGTTCTGCCCTTGGACAGGAGCCAGAAACAGCCCATAACGAGGACCCGGGACAGTTGAAAGCGCCGAACATTTTCCGTGTCTGCGCACAGAGTGTCGCCATCATGGAGAACCTGATTAATGAGCTGCACATTAGTCAGAATCCTCAGGACTTAATCATCAGGCCGACGTTCGATGGAATCACCTTGCTTGAGTTTCATCGAGCCAAAGAGATTATTGCCGCGGGAGAATCGTCTGCGCGAGCAGCGCTCCCAGAGATTGAATATCTTCTCCGTCCGGCTTGA
- a CDS encoding phasin superfamily protein — protein sequence MIELLEKSLLTAVGAMTLTQKKAEELLQELREKMNISEDEGKAFLQKIQDAAAQNQEKLMEQAREEVKKTCERMGVVTAAEFDKLKKKVAQLEKKLK from the coding sequence ATGATCGAGTTGCTCGAAAAATCTCTATTGACTGCGGTTGGCGCAATGACCCTGACACAGAAGAAGGCTGAGGAGCTACTCCAGGAACTCCGGGAGAAGATGAATATCAGCGAGGATGAAGGCAAAGCTTTTCTGCAGAAGATTCAGGATGCCGCAGCTCAAAACCAGGAAAAGTTGATGGAGCAAGCCCGAGAAGAAGTTAAAAAGACCTGTGAGCGCATGGGGGTTGTCACCGCTGCTGAGTTTGACAAGTTGAAGAAGAAAGTTGCCCAACTGGAAAAAAAACTTAAATAA
- a CDS encoding AarF/UbiB family protein codes for MLPILRVNRNIRTIRRYRTILGVLIKYGFGHFVEQLNIDYYLELGKRFVTLDKIPKDLERLSQPQRLRLVMEELGPTFIKLGQLLSTRPDVLDSAYINEFSKLQDKVPAVSFEEINAQIQRELGYPAEELFAEFSTKPLAAASIAQVHRGKLRSGEEVVFKVRRPGIVKIVETDIDVLMGLAYLIEQHVPTVALYDPVGLVKEFRRSIMRELNFTREGRTVDRFAVNFAESETVYTPKIFWDYTGDIVLTMEYVDGIKISALEELTAQGYDLKEIARRGADAFLQQVLDFGLFHADPHPGNVFILPDQVICMLDYGMVGRLGQDLKDQLIDLLQALLNRDVDRIISQLLYSGELTDDSDMKNLRRDLHDFIEDYYDIVLQDIKVGKLLTEFIEILTHHRIHFPADFMILAKALVIMEGVGRQLDPEFNMINHMRPYVNKLVFERFSPKNISEQAGRIVQAYSSLAKNLPQDIKEFVNRLNRNQFKIDLEHRGLEKLVTDLDRSSNRVSFAVVIGSLIVGSSLVMQIDKGPMILGFPLLGLLGYSIAGFLGLWLAIGILRSGRL; via the coding sequence ATGCTGCCCATCCTGCGCGTAAACCGAAATATCCGGACCATCCGACGCTACAGAACCATTCTGGGGGTTCTGATCAAGTACGGCTTTGGACATTTTGTCGAACAGCTTAATATCGACTACTACCTCGAACTCGGCAAACGCTTTGTCACCCTCGACAAGATTCCGAAAGACCTTGAACGTCTCAGTCAACCACAGCGTCTGCGCCTGGTGATGGAAGAGCTCGGACCGACCTTTATCAAGCTCGGCCAACTCCTCTCTACCCGCCCCGATGTACTGGACAGCGCATACATTAATGAATTCAGTAAACTTCAGGACAAAGTTCCTGCGGTTTCCTTTGAAGAGATTAACGCCCAGATCCAGCGGGAGCTGGGTTACCCGGCAGAAGAACTTTTTGCAGAATTTTCCACAAAACCGCTTGCTGCAGCCAGTATCGCCCAGGTTCATCGTGGCAAACTGAGAAGTGGTGAAGAAGTCGTCTTTAAAGTCCGTCGACCGGGCATCGTAAAGATCGTTGAAACCGACATTGACGTTCTCATGGGCCTGGCCTACCTGATCGAACAACACGTCCCGACAGTGGCACTCTATGATCCTGTCGGCCTGGTCAAGGAATTCCGTCGCAGCATCATGCGGGAGTTGAACTTCACCCGCGAAGGGCGCACCGTCGATCGCTTCGCCGTCAACTTTGCCGAGAGTGAAACCGTTTACACCCCGAAGATCTTCTGGGATTACACAGGAGATATCGTCCTGACCATGGAGTACGTTGACGGGATCAAAATATCAGCACTCGAAGAGCTCACCGCACAAGGTTACGACCTCAAGGAGATCGCCAGAAGGGGCGCCGATGCGTTCCTGCAGCAGGTCCTTGACTTCGGGCTTTTTCATGCCGACCCACACCCGGGCAACGTATTCATACTCCCCGATCAAGTCATCTGTATGCTTGACTACGGCATGGTCGGGCGGCTCGGCCAGGACCTCAAAGATCAACTGATTGACCTTTTACAAGCACTTCTCAACAGAGATGTGGACCGGATCATCTCGCAACTCCTCTATTCCGGGGAGTTAACAGACGATTCCGACATGAAGAACCTCAGACGCGACCTGCACGACTTTATCGAGGATTACTACGATATTGTTCTGCAGGATATCAAGGTTGGAAAACTCCTTACGGAGTTTATCGAGATCCTCACACATCATCGCATTCACTTCCCCGCTGACTTCATGATTTTAGCCAAGGCATTGGTGATCATGGAAGGGGTTGGCCGCCAACTGGACCCTGAGTTCAACATGATCAACCATATGCGGCCCTACGTGAACAAACTCGTTTTCGAACGATTCAGTCCAAAGAATATTAGCGAGCAGGCGGGTCGTATCGTGCAGGCCTACAGTTCATTGGCAAAGAACCTGCCACAAGATATCAAGGAATTCGTCAACCGTCTTAATCGTAATCAGTTTAAAATAGACTTGGAGCACCGGGGCCTAGAGAAACTGGTCACAGATCTTGACCGCTCCAGCAACAGGGTCTCTTTTGCCGTTGTCATTGGTTCCCTGATCGTCGGTTCTTCGTTGGTCATGCAAATCGATAAGGGCCCA